The Pseudomonadota bacterium sequence CGGCGACGAGGGAGAACAGGGCGAGCAGCGGCAGGCCAAGCCCCACCGCGGAAATGAGCAGAACGAGGGCGGAAGCCAGCGCCTCACGGCCGCCCACTGCCTTCAGTACGCGCTGGTAAAGCGGGTGGAGCATGACGCTCAGCACTGCGGCCGTCGCCAGCGTCAGCATGAAGGGGCGGATCATGCCCAGGAAGGCGACTAGGGCCAGCACCACCAACACCACGATAAAAGCGTTGCGATGATCGCGCGCGGGGGTCTGCATGCGCGGGGAGTCCTCTCAAGCGATGGAATGCGAGCGCCAAGCCTAGCAGCTCTTGCGCCTAGTGGGCCGCTTGGTAAATGAGGTAGCGCTCAGTCTGCGTAGGGGCAGCGTCAGCAAGGCGCGTAGCGCAGCCAATGGCATCGCCATTGGCAAGCGATGCAACGCCGCGGACGCTGCCCCTGGGCAGACCCGAAGGGCGAGTAGCACCTTATTTACCAAGCGGCCCACTAGCGCCCCAGATGAGGCCGAGTGCACAACACAATCAGTTCTCCTTCCAATCCCATGCGTACAACATGAAGGGCTGCGCGGCTTCGGGGTCTTCGGTCCCTGCGAACAGGCGGTGCGCCGCATGGTTGTCAGGCTGCATGCCGACCCACCCGTAGGTACATCGACGGGGGCGGCCGCAGCGAGCACAGCGTGCGTAAGACGCCGCCCAATGCCTCGCTGGCGATAAGCATCGGCGACGTCGATTCCATTCAGAAATAACTGCGGGCCTTGTCCGGATGAAAGTACTCAAAGGAGGAACACATGCCGACCATCTGCCCGCCACTGAGCGCGACGATGAGCACGTGGTGCGGATCGTTGAGGAAATTGGTCAGGCCAGGTGATCGAACACGCCATCGGCCACACGCTTGAGCGCGGCGTCGCCGGCGGCGCTCAGGCGTCGAATCGCGAGTCCCCTTGCGCGTCGCTTAAGCGAAGATCCCCTGTAGGAACCATTGGCCACTGCGGCAATCACGATACACCCAGAGCTGCTCGCCCTGCGTGTCCCTCGCCACAAAGTAGTCGCGACGTACATCCGCCCCGTCCCACCAACCGCTCTCGATGCGCTCCGGCCCCTGGGCCAGGGTCAACACCCCGCGACGCCGTGGGCGCTGCGTACATCGATCGACCGTCAGCGGTTCTGACTGACGCAGAATCCAAAGGGGTCGCTGGCGCGCTAACGCTGGCGTGACACGCGTGCCTGGCTCGACGCTGTGCCAAGCGGCTTCGGGGCGATGATCAGCCACTTGCGCGATACCGTGGACGCGACGCTCCCCAAGGCGCGTGCGCAGGCGCTCGAGCAGGCGCTGCGCGTCCTCTTCCACCCGCGTCGCCCGATCGAATAAATCCCCATTGCCCGCCTGCTGCGTACAGACCTCCAGTGCGTGCAGCTCCAGCTCCAACACCGGCGCTTCCAAGCGCTGCTGATCCAATCGCTCACGCAATAGATCCATCAGGTAGTGACCATCGGTCACCGGATTACTCAACCCTAGGGTCAGCGCCTGCACGGTGCGATTCTCGAGCAGCAGATCCACACGCAAGCGGCGCACGGCCGCCTGGCGAGCGATGAGAAACCGCTCCAACTCGCCAAGCAGTCGCTCCAGCGCAATCTCGAGCAGTGCGGTGGCATCCATAGGCGCCGGCAGCTCGAGCCGAGTGGAGAAGGCCAAAGGCGCTCGCCAGGGGGTCACCGGCTCGGCAAGACGGCCTAGGGCGCGGTCGAGGGCCTGCAGGGGAGCCTTACCGAAGCGGCGGGCGAAAGCGCCGCGGGGCAGGCGCAGGCAGTCAGCCAAACTGCACACGCCCATACCCTGCAAGCGCTCCACGGTCTTCTCCGGCCAGCGCAGACACGTAAGATCCAGAGCCCCCAGGGCGCTGGCCAACTTGTCTTCATGGAAGACCGCGTGCTCGCGGCGGTCCCGAGCGAGCCACACGGCGGCCTGGGGCGTGGGCGCTAGCGAGAGCATCGCCGAGTACCCCAACTCCCCCTGCAACCCTCGACGAATACGTGCGGACAAGCGCCGATACCCACCAAACAGGCGGAAGCTACCTCGCACTTCCAACAACAAGGCATCCGGGGGTGAGGTGCTCAACACGGAAGTAAAACGCATCGCCCAGCTGGCCAGGCGTTCCAAAGCTGCCTCCGTCCGAAGGGCATCGAAGGCGCGCGTGAGCAACCAGGGAGACAGGGCGTACGCCGCGCTCAGTCCCATGCCACGGTGGATGCCGGCACGCCTTGCGGATTCGTTGAGATCCACCACCACGCCCTGCGCGCCCACGCCCTGCACCACCACCAACGGCGTGTCCCCATCCCCCTGCGCGCGCCCAGCACACTCGAGGGCAAGATGTGGGAATCGCACGCACAGCCACAAGCGCTCGGGCAAGGCCGCGCCCTGGCTGGCGGCGGTACTCTGCGGCACCACGGCAGGCGCCGGCTGTGGTGTCGGGGACGGCGTCGCCGAGGCTTGCCGCCCCGGCACGATCGGTTCTTCACCAGACATGGGAAAGGCCGGTCAGGTGGGGTAGGAACAGTGGACGCGACCTGGTCGCGTCCCCCGGCACTTCACGATATCGACATCGATGCCCAATGACGCGGAGGGGCCTACCGCAAGGCGCAGGGCAGCGGGCGACGGTGTGCCTCGGTGGCGTTGATCGCGAAAGGCAACGCCCCAGGCACGCCCCTCCTGGGCGGCGAGTTGCAGGCGGCGCAACCCGCGATCGTCCACCCGCGAGAACCACCCGAGCACGGCTGCGCACAGACCGGAACGCAAGGTTTGCTCCGCGGCCCACAGGGCCTGCTTGTCACCTTTCGCCATGGCCTCGGTCTCCACCACGAGCACCCGCTCCAAGCTGATCCCCGCAGCTGCCAGCGCGGGCGCATAAGGCACATGAGGCGGCGCGATCCAGGCGATCCACGCATTCTCACGCTTCGCGTCAGTGAGCTGCGCAAGGGCCGGCAACAGTAAGGACAGCTCGCCGAGACCGTCCCGGCCAGTTAGCATTTCTGTTAAAGCACCGACCGGCCAGCCGCCACCGGGCAGCATCTCATCTAGGGCAGGCCAGCCGGTGGGCAAGGTCGCCAAGCGGTGAGGCGCCTGTGTCTGACGCCCGCGCCAGATGCGTGTGTCCGCCAGCAAGCTGGCCACCTCGTCGCCGCGAGTCAGCTCAGCATTGATCGACGATGAGAACCCATCGACTTGCATAGCGAGAAACACGCCCCTCGACTGACGTAACACCAAAACCACTGGGGCAAACGAAGCCCGCTGTCGCTAGGGGCAGCGGGCGAGGCAGAACGCGAGCTCAGTGGGCGCGGATGATGCCGACCACAACGCCCTCGATCACCAGCTCCTGCTCCGCAAGATCGACGGTGATCGGCTCGAACTCCGGGTTCTCCGGCAACAGCCACACCACCTTGCCCTTCTGCCGATAGCGTTTCACGGTGACCTCGTCATCCAGGCGCGCCACCACGATTTGGCTGCTGCGCACCTCGGGCGTGCGGTGCACGGCCACGAGATCGCCGTCGAGGATGCCGGCATCGCGCATGCTCATGCCGCAGACCTGCAGCAGGTAGTGGGGCTGGGGATGAAACAGATCGGGATCGATGCGGTAACGCCCCTCGATGTGCTCCTCTGCGAGGATCGGCGCACCCGCCGCGACCCGACCGACCAGCGGCAAGCCCATTTGGTTAGTAATTTGTTTAGCCTTGAGCTGAATACCGCGCGACGCACCGGGCACCAGCTCGATCACCCCTTTGCGCTGCAGGGCGCGCAGGTGGTCCTCCGCGGCGTTGGGGCGAAAACCCAACTCCTCGGCGATCTCCGCCCGCGTGGGTGGAATACCCGTCTCCTCGATAACCCGCTCGATGAGCGCCAGTATCTCGGCCTGGCGGGGAGTGAGTTCGTCCATGAGTGGCACACCTGTATACATTACCAGAGCTGTGATTATATCCAGCTGATCGGCGGTGGCAATGGCAGGCGTTCTCAATCTCTTCGAAAGCCTCTCCCTGCTTGAATCTATGACATAAATTTCAAAGTTGGGAAAAACGGCCCAAATTTGTTGACCTCGTCCCCGGAGTCCTTGATGATGCGTTGAAGAGAAGACTGGCCACCGATGCGCCACGTCTGCGCCCTTTGCTGACAACAACGGACGACATGCAGGAAATCGACCCGGCTGCGGACCAGCTCGACGACGACGGTCCGCCCGCCCGCCAAAGCGCCCAACCTCGCCCTTCACCGGCGCCTGCATTGGATGACCTCGCGGCCTTGCACGTACCGCCGATGCGCGCCGATGACACTTGCGTGGTGATGTGGGAGTCGGAACCAACCCGCGCTTTCCATACCTGGGTCAACCCCCACGCCGAGCAGCTCCTAGGATTCCCCCGCCACCGTTGGCAAACTGAGCCCGACTTCTGGGCTGAGCGCCTGCACCCGCAAGATCGCGACCGCACTCACAAGGCCTTCCACCAGGCCCTCGAGGCCCACGGACACTGCCGGCAGACCTACCGCCTGCTGCACGCTGATGGGTCCGTGCGCTGGGTTGAAGAACACGTGAAGACCGTCGATTACCCCGCCAGCGAGGACGGTCTTGCCCCTCAACGCCTCCGCGGCACGATGATCGACGTGACCGACTACCATCAGGAGATCAATGCGCTCGAGCGCAGCCGCGCCTACTACCGCTCCCTATTT is a genomic window containing:
- a CDS encoding DNA polymerase Y family protein; this translates as MSGEEPIVPGRQASATPSPTPQPAPAVVPQSTAASQGAALPERLWLCVRFPHLALECAGRAQGDGDTPLVVVQGVGAQGVVVDLNESARRAGIHRGMGLSAAYALSPWLLTRAFDALRTEAALERLASWAMRFTSVLSTSPPDALLLEVRGSFRLFGGYRRLSARIRRGLQGELGYSAMLSLAPTPQAAVWLARDRREHAVFHEDKLASALGALDLTCLRWPEKTVERLQGMGVCSLADCLRLPRGAFARRFGKAPLQALDRALGRLAEPVTPWRAPLAFSTRLELPAPMDATALLEIALERLLGELERFLIARQAAVRRLRVDLLLENRTVQALTLGLSNPVTDGHYLMDLLRERLDQQRLEAPVLELELHALEVCTQQAGNGDLFDRATRVEEDAQRLLERLRTRLGERRVHGIAQVADHRPEAAWHSVEPGTRVTPALARQRPLWILRQSEPLTVDRCTQRPRRRGVLTLAQGPERIESGWWDGADVRRDYFVARDTQGEQLWVYRDCRSGQWFLQGIFA
- the imuA gene encoding translesion DNA synthesis-associated protein ImuA, which gives rise to MFLAMQVDGFSSSINAELTRGDEVASLLADTRIWRGRQTQAPHRLATLPTGWPALDEMLPGGGWPVGALTEMLTGRDGLGELSLLLPALAQLTDAKRENAWIAWIAPPHVPYAPALAAAGISLERVLVVETEAMAKGDKQALWAAEQTLRSGLCAAVLGWFSRVDDRGLRRLQLAAQEGRAWGVAFRDQRHRGTPSPAALRLAVGPSASLGIDVDIVKCRGTRPGRVHCSYPT
- the lexA gene encoding transcriptional repressor LexA; this encodes MDELTPRQAEILALIERVIEETGIPPTRAEIAEELGFRPNAAEDHLRALQRKGVIELVPGASRGIQLKAKQITNQMGLPLVGRVAAGAPILAEEHIEGRYRIDPDLFHPQPHYLLQVCGMSMRDAGILDGDLVAVHRTPEVRSSQIVVARLDDEVTVKRYRQKGKVVWLLPENPEFEPITVDLAEQELVIEGVVVGIIRAH